A region of Methylibium petroleiphilum PM1 DNA encodes the following proteins:
- the phnE gene encoding phosphonate ABC transporter, permease protein PhnE produces the protein MLAKPIPVPPQGTQLEWRLDPPYSAKHLLVVIGLLALLLWTGHRTEMDRMVAMSVQAVGKLVGLADDSQVVRGLSRVGTAMWPPAISEQEDVARLPGLDRDRLPPLAYIEVQERTEQRLNPQTLKMEASVERTETLVKPVGYLWTVTVKMLETLEIALWGTILSVLLSVPLAYFAARNYTPYRATYTLARGTISLLRSAPELIVALFLVLAYGFGPIAGVLALGLHAAGFLGKFYAEDIENADKKPQEALEAIGAGKLKTLWYGVLPQVLPQYIAYTLYILDRNVRMATVIGLVGAGGIGQELKGRFDMFQYDHVATILIAIFVVVFLLDQFSARLRARLM, from the coding sequence ATGCTTGCCAAGCCCATCCCCGTGCCGCCGCAAGGCACCCAGCTCGAATGGCGCCTCGACCCGCCGTACAGCGCCAAGCACCTGCTGGTCGTGATCGGCCTGCTGGCCCTGCTGCTGTGGACTGGGCATCGCACCGAGATGGACCGCATGGTGGCCATGAGTGTCCAGGCCGTCGGCAAGCTCGTCGGCCTGGCCGACGACTCGCAGGTCGTGCGAGGCCTGTCGCGGGTCGGCACGGCGATGTGGCCGCCGGCGATCAGCGAGCAGGAAGACGTGGCCCGCCTGCCCGGTCTGGACCGTGACCGCTTGCCGCCCTTGGCCTATATCGAGGTGCAGGAGCGCACCGAGCAGCGGCTGAACCCGCAGACGCTGAAGATGGAAGCCTCCGTCGAGCGCACCGAGACGCTGGTCAAACCCGTGGGCTATCTCTGGACGGTCACGGTGAAGATGCTGGAGACCTTGGAGATTGCGCTCTGGGGCACGATCCTGTCGGTGCTGCTGTCGGTGCCGCTGGCGTACTTTGCGGCGCGCAACTACACGCCGTACCGGGCCACCTACACGCTGGCCCGCGGCACGATCAGCCTGCTGCGCTCGGCGCCCGAGCTGATCGTGGCGCTGTTCCTGGTGCTGGCCTATGGCTTCGGGCCGATCGCCGGTGTGCTGGCACTCGGGCTGCACGCGGCCGGCTTCCTGGGCAAGTTCTACGCCGAAGACATCGAGAACGCCGACAAGAAGCCGCAGGAGGCGCTGGAGGCCATCGGCGCCGGCAAGCTCAAGACGTTGTGGTACGGCGTGCTGCCGCAGGTGCTGCCGCAGTACATCGCCTACACGCTGTACATCCTGGACCGCAACGTGCGCATGGCCACCGTCATCGGCCTGGTGGGCGCCGGCGGCATCGGCCAGGAGCTCAAGGGCCGCTTCGACATGTTCCAGTACGACCACGTGGCCACCATTCTGATCGCGATCTTCGTCGTGGTCTTCCTGCTCGACCAGTTCTCGGCCCGCCTGCGCGCGCGGCTGATGTGA
- the phnG gene encoding phosphonate C-P lyase system protein PhnG, translating to MTHHSLIGPAPVIERRHLVACLSAAGREAVLSTAAQLSEGLTVTPLQPAEAGLALMQWRDAVQHQPFFLGEVPMARAAVALVDHRGERAEGGAVVMADDAELAQALALLDAVFAHRWPGADAVDALAARGAQAREALRTVRQAGLQRTRVDFALLAEADEDEEGAA from the coding sequence ATGACCCACCACTCATTGATCGGTCCCGCACCCGTGATCGAACGGCGCCACCTGGTCGCCTGCCTGTCGGCGGCCGGCCGCGAGGCCGTGCTGAGCACGGCCGCCCAGCTCAGCGAAGGCCTGACAGTGACGCCGCTGCAGCCGGCCGAGGCCGGCCTGGCGCTGATGCAGTGGCGCGACGCCGTGCAGCACCAGCCCTTCTTCCTGGGCGAGGTGCCGATGGCGCGCGCGGCAGTCGCGCTGGTCGACCACCGGGGCGAACGCGCCGAGGGCGGCGCCGTGGTGATGGCCGACGACGCCGAGCTGGCCCAGGCGCTGGCGTTGCTGGACGCCGTCTTCGCCCACCGCTGGCCCGGCGCCGACGCGGTGGACGCCCTCGCGGCGCGCGGCGCGCAGGCCCGCGAGGCTCTCCGCACCGTCCGGCAGGCAGGGCTGCAGCGCACGCGCGTGGACTTTGCGCTGCTGGCCGAGGCCGATGAGGACGAGGAGGGCGCCGCATGA
- the phnH gene encoding phosphonate C-P lyase system protein PhnH encodes MKPADWWTPQAQQQAFRAVLDGFARPGTRVPATPPGAVLMFLSAVLDESVSLADPGGVLGADLRRLLLAPTAPAALARFVLLDGRRPPEAGFEPALGTLESPEGGATLLLTVDAVGSSRSEATQEEDVVLHLQGPGVAGTRTLAVSGLHPDWLARRAAWVAAYPLGVDIVLAAPDALVALPRTTRIEITAVAGEH; translated from the coding sequence ATGAAGCCCGCCGATTGGTGGACGCCGCAGGCGCAGCAGCAGGCCTTTCGTGCCGTGCTCGACGGCTTCGCCCGGCCTGGCACCCGCGTGCCGGCCACGCCACCAGGTGCGGTGCTGATGTTCCTGTCGGCGGTGCTCGACGAGTCGGTGAGCCTGGCCGATCCGGGGGGCGTGCTGGGTGCGGACCTGCGGCGTCTGCTGCTCGCACCGACGGCGCCTGCGGCGCTGGCACGCTTCGTCCTGCTCGATGGCCGCAGGCCACCCGAGGCTGGCTTCGAGCCGGCGCTGGGCACGCTGGAGTCGCCCGAAGGCGGCGCCACGCTGCTGCTGACCGTGGACGCCGTGGGCAGCAGCCGATCGGAGGCGACTCAGGAAGAGGACGTGGTGCTGCACCTGCAGGGCCCGGGCGTGGCGGGCACGCGCACCCTGGCCGTGAGCGGGCTGCATCCCGACTGGCTGGCGCGGCGCGCGGCCTGGGTCGCGGCCTACCCGCTGGGCGTGGACATCGTGCTGGCGGCGCCCGATGCGCTGGTGGCGCTGCCGCGCACCACGCGCATCGAGATCACGGCCGTGGCCGGGGAGCACTGA
- a CDS encoding carbon-phosphorus lyase complex subunit PhnI yields the protein MGYVAIKGGETAIREAARVLEFLRAQGGGAPLAVDAVRDQLHFLTGRVIGEGGLYDPDLAALALKQAAGDTLEAAFFLRAFRSTRARLAVTDAHDGGGMRLVRRISSAFKEIPGGQMLGPTPDYLQRLFRFEQLAEGREAFQALAREWLHDLPSPDLPDSFPKVVDALRAEGLLPAPPDAAAPAFDITRDPLVFPVSRSAALATMSRAETGSMLAIAYSNMRGYGDVHPTVAELRVGYVPLMLPHPLTGEPVEAGEVLVTECEVVAMYTPTEEPGAKPVFSLGYGACFGHNEVKAISMAILDRSLQKGMAGTPDNPSEDPEFVLLHIDGVDSMGFCTHYKMPHYVTFQSDMDRLRATRARQTGQPHQAVPAEQPISGGQA from the coding sequence ATGGGCTATGTGGCCATCAAGGGCGGAGAGACAGCCATCCGCGAAGCCGCCCGCGTGCTGGAGTTCCTGCGCGCACAAGGAGGCGGCGCGCCGCTGGCGGTGGATGCCGTGCGGGATCAGCTTCACTTCCTGACCGGGCGCGTCATCGGTGAAGGAGGCCTGTACGACCCCGACCTGGCGGCGCTGGCGCTCAAGCAGGCCGCGGGCGACACGCTGGAGGCGGCGTTCTTCCTGCGGGCGTTCCGCTCGACGCGGGCGCGCCTGGCGGTGACCGACGCCCACGACGGTGGCGGCATGCGCCTGGTGCGCCGCATCTCCTCGGCCTTCAAGGAGATCCCGGGCGGCCAGATGCTGGGCCCGACGCCGGACTACCTGCAGCGCCTGTTCCGCTTCGAGCAGTTGGCCGAAGGCCGCGAGGCCTTCCAGGCCCTGGCGCGCGAGTGGCTGCACGACTTGCCGAGCCCGGACCTGCCCGACAGCTTCCCGAAGGTGGTGGACGCCCTGCGCGCGGAGGGCCTGCTCCCGGCGCCGCCCGACGCGGCGGCACCGGCCTTCGACATCACCCGCGACCCGCTGGTGTTCCCGGTGTCGCGCAGTGCGGCCCTGGCCACCATGAGCCGCGCCGAGACGGGCTCGATGCTGGCCATCGCCTACTCCAACATGCGCGGCTACGGCGACGTGCACCCGACGGTGGCCGAGCTGCGCGTGGGCTACGTGCCGCTGATGCTGCCGCACCCGCTGACCGGCGAGCCGGTCGAGGCCGGCGAGGTGCTGGTCACCGAATGCGAGGTGGTGGCCATGTACACACCGACCGAGGAGCCCGGGGCGAAGCCGGTGTTCTCGCTCGGCTACGGCGCCTGCTTTGGCCACAACGAGGTCAAGGCGATCTCGATGGCCATCCTCGACCGCTCGCTGCAGAAGGGCATGGCGGGCACCCCCGACAACCCCAGCGAAGACCCCGAGTTCGTGCTGCTGCACATCGACGGAGTCGACTCGATGGGCTTCTGCACTCACTACAAGATGCCGCACTACGTGACCTTCCAGTCCGACATGGACCGCCTGCGCGCGACGCGGGCCAGGCAGACAGGGCAGCCCCATCAGGCCGTGCCCGCCGAGCAGCCGATCTCTGGAGGCCAGGCATGA
- a CDS encoding alpha-D-ribose 1-methylphosphonate 5-phosphate C-P-lyase PhnJ, with translation MSTTHRSAGYAFGFLDDRAKKELRRSMLKAVCLPGYQVPYASREMPIARGFGTGGLQLTLALIGPTDTVKVIDQGADESVNAVNLRQFVELTCPGTRTTPHAGEATLIQTRHRIPERPLRADQILVLQVPYPDPLVVVEPSEERRKTMHGEGDYARLWVKLYEDMVHFDEITISHRYPTRIAGHYVIDPSPIPRWDVPKLHQAECLYLFGAGREKKIYAVPPHTDAVPLTFDDVAFRVEDFTDPATGRRFACARCGATDSFLDELIGEDGRRTHQCSDAGHCLERLNAQSAAQDTREAA, from the coding sequence ATGAGCACCACCCACCGCAGCGCCGGCTATGCCTTCGGCTTCCTGGACGACCGCGCCAAGAAGGAACTGCGCCGGTCGATGCTCAAGGCGGTGTGCCTGCCCGGCTACCAGGTGCCGTACGCCTCGCGCGAGATGCCGATCGCACGCGGCTTCGGCACCGGCGGGCTGCAGCTGACACTGGCCCTGATCGGCCCTACCGACACCGTCAAGGTGATCGACCAGGGGGCCGACGAGTCGGTCAACGCGGTCAACCTGCGCCAGTTCGTCGAGCTGACCTGTCCCGGCACACGCACCACCCCGCACGCGGGCGAAGCCACGCTGATCCAGACGCGGCACCGCATCCCCGAACGGCCGCTGAGGGCCGACCAGATCCTCGTGCTGCAGGTGCCGTACCCCGACCCGCTGGTGGTGGTCGAGCCGTCGGAGGAGCGGCGCAAGACCATGCACGGCGAGGGCGACTACGCCCGGCTGTGGGTCAAGCTGTACGAGGACATGGTGCACTTCGACGAGATCACGATCTCGCACCGCTACCCGACGCGCATCGCCGGCCACTACGTCATCGACCCCAGCCCGATCCCGCGCTGGGACGTGCCCAAGCTGCACCAGGCCGAGTGCCTGTACCTGTTCGGGGCCGGGCGCGAGAAGAAGATCTATGCCGTGCCGCCGCACACCGACGCGGTGCCGCTGACCTTCGACGACGTGGCCTTTCGCGTCGAGGACTTCACCGACCCGGCCACCGGCCGGCGCTTCGCGTGTGCGCGCTGCGGCGCCACCGACAGCTTCCTGGACGAGCTGATCGGCGAGGACGGGCGCAGGACGCACCAGTGCTCGGACGCTGGCCACTGTCTGGAGCGCCTGAACGCGCAGTCGGCGGCCCAAGACACGCGGGAGGCGGCATGA
- a CDS encoding ATP-binding cassette domain-containing protein has protein sequence MNTKPDAILDVSGLTRLHGSGCTRCIESTGPEAGTNVCPHCGSVVACADVSFSLMRGEVLGVMGESGSGKSSLVRLLYGDDAPTRGSVRFRDPDAPAEAIDLLALNAQQARRLRNRRFGIVYQNPHLGLNFQVSAGGNIAERLLMSGEMRYAHIRERAMQLLSRCEVPATRMDELPGRFSGGMQQRVQIARALATDPPLLFLDEVTTGLDVSVQARILDLILELQHQLGVSMIAVTHDLGVIRMLASRTLVMKMGRVVESGLTDQILEDPQHAYTQQLVASAL, from the coding sequence ATGAACACGAAGCCCGATGCCATCCTGGACGTGAGCGGCCTGACCCGGCTTCACGGCAGCGGCTGCACACGCTGCATCGAATCCACCGGCCCCGAGGCCGGCACCAACGTCTGCCCGCACTGCGGCAGCGTGGTGGCCTGCGCGGACGTGAGCTTCAGCCTGATGCGCGGCGAGGTGCTGGGGGTGATGGGCGAGTCGGGCAGCGGCAAGTCCTCGTTGGTGCGGCTGCTGTACGGCGACGATGCGCCGACGCGCGGCAGCGTGCGGTTTCGCGACCCCGACGCGCCCGCGGAGGCCATCGACCTGCTGGCGCTCAACGCGCAGCAGGCCCGCCGCCTGCGCAACCGGCGCTTCGGCATCGTCTACCAGAACCCGCACCTGGGCCTGAACTTCCAGGTCAGCGCCGGCGGCAACATCGCCGAGCGGCTGCTGATGAGCGGCGAGATGCGCTACGCGCACATCCGTGAACGCGCCATGCAGCTGCTGTCGCGCTGCGAGGTGCCGGCCACGCGCATGGACGAGCTGCCCGGGCGCTTCTCGGGCGGCATGCAGCAGCGGGTGCAGATCGCCCGCGCGCTGGCCACCGACCCGCCGCTGCTGTTCCTCGACGAGGTGACGACGGGCCTGGATGTGTCGGTGCAGGCGCGCATCCTCGACCTGATCCTGGAGCTGCAGCACCAACTGGGCGTGTCGATGATCGCCGTCACCCACGACCTGGGCGTGATCCGCATGCTGGCCTCGCGCACGCTGGTGATGAAGATGGGCCGTGTCGTCGAGTCCGGCCTGACCGACCAGATCCTCGAAGACCCCCAGCATGCGTACACGCAGCAGCTGGTGGCCTCGGCACTGTGA
- the phnL gene encoding phosphonate C-P lyase system protein PhnL, with product MTPWILKADKLDKHFFLHEQARRIPSTFQVDLELHPGQLLAITGPSGAGKSSLLKCVWRTYLPTGGHLWLREADGALTDLATASEQHMLALRRTELGSVTQFLHCLPRKSALDVVAQPLVDAGVPLAQARERAAELLRRLNVPSHLWAVAPATFSGGEQQRINLARGLIRPVRLLLLDEPTASLDQVSRDCAIALLRELKAAGTAMLAIFHDPALVSALADGEVRVLPHPSLPGGSASADQPHRQAA from the coding sequence ATGACCCCCTGGATCCTCAAGGCCGACAAGCTCGACAAGCACTTCTTCCTGCACGAGCAGGCGCGCCGGATTCCTTCGACCTTCCAGGTCGACCTCGAGCTGCATCCCGGGCAGCTGCTGGCCATCACCGGGCCGTCGGGCGCCGGCAAGTCCTCGCTGCTGAAGTGCGTCTGGCGCACCTACCTGCCCACCGGCGGCCACCTGTGGCTGCGCGAGGCCGATGGCGCGCTCACCGACCTGGCCACGGCCAGCGAGCAGCACATGCTGGCCCTGCGGCGCACCGAGCTGGGCAGCGTCACGCAGTTCCTGCACTGCCTGCCGCGCAAGAGCGCGCTGGACGTGGTGGCGCAGCCGCTGGTCGATGCCGGCGTGCCGCTGGCGCAGGCGCGCGAGCGTGCGGCCGAGCTGCTGCGGCGGCTGAACGTGCCTTCGCACCTGTGGGCGGTTGCGCCGGCCACGTTCTCCGGCGGCGAGCAGCAGCGCATCAACCTGGCGCGCGGGCTGATCCGCCCGGTGCGCCTGCTGCTGCTGGACGAGCCCACGGCCAGCCTGGACCAGGTCTCCCGCGACTGCGCGATCGCGTTGCTGCGCGAACTCAAGGCCGCCGGCACCGCGATGCTGGCGATCTTCCACGACCCGGCGCTCGTGAGCGCGCTGGCCGATGGCGAGGTGCGGGTGTTGCCGCATCCGTCGCTCCCGGGCGGCAGCGCCAGTGCGGATCAACCTCATAGGCAGGCGGCATGA